In Trifolium pratense cultivar HEN17-A07 linkage group LG7, ARS_RC_1.1, whole genome shotgun sequence, a genomic segment contains:
- the LOC123899413 gene encoding vacuolar cation/proton exchanger 3-like: MFEIVDEIGYLDVNKLRISIEKAILSWALKVHKFGFGLILLFSKVGSFTARKSQTNSACEGGNMEAEEEAVIGFWSAFGWLDEMTVFIALLSEYVVDTIENASDSWGLSVSFLSIILLPIVGNAAEHAGAIIFAFKNMLIRRECFIAVKVFELLISQGYKKCLW; encoded by the exons ATGTTTGAAATTGTCGATGAAATTGGGTATTTGGATGTCAATAAACTCAG GATCTCTATAGAGAAGGCAATTCTATCATGGGCTCTGAAGGTTCACAAATTCGGGTTTGGTTTG ATTTTGTTGTTTTCGAAAGTTGGATCTTTTACTGCTCGAAAAAGTCAGACAAACAGT GCATGTGAAGGTGGGAACATGGAGGCAGAAGAAGAGGCTGTGATTGGATTCTGGAGTGCATTTGGTTGGTTGGATGAAATGACTGTTTTCATTGCTTTGTTGTCTGAATATGTGGTGGATACAATTGAG AATGCATCAGATTCATGGGGTTTGTCTGTCAGCTTCCTCAGCATAATCTTGCTACCAATAGTTGGCAATGCAGCTGAACATGCAGGAGCAATCATTTTTGCTTTCAAGAACATGCTG ATCAGAAGAGAGTGTTTTATTGCTGTCAAAGTTTTTGAGCTGCTTATTTCTCAAGGATACAAAAAATGTTTGTGGTAG